In Xenopus tropicalis strain Nigerian chromosome 5, UCB_Xtro_10.0, whole genome shotgun sequence, one genomic interval encodes:
- the ggps1 gene encoding geranylgeranyl pyrophosphate synthase: MANSKEVSERILLEPYKYLLQLPGKQIRTKLSQAFNHWLNVPEDKIQVIIEVTEMLHNASLLIDDIEDNSKLRRGFPVAHSIYGIPSVINSANYVYFLGLEKVLTLNHPNAVHVFTQQLLELHRGQGLDIYWRDTYTCPTEAEYKAMVLQKTGGLFGLAVGLMQLFSSYDKDLKPLLNTLGLFFQIRDDYANLNSKEYSENKSFCEDLTEGKFSFPTIHAIWSRPESTQVQNILRQRTENVDIKKYCVHYLEKVGSFEYTKETLRELEAEAYKHIESLGGNPQLASLIEQLSKMYQ, encoded by the exons ATGGCAAATTCTAAAGAGGTATCTGAAAGAATTCTGCTGGAACCATACAAGTATTTACTTCAGCTTCCAG gtAAACAGATAAGAACAAAGCTTTCTCAAGCCTTCAACCATTGGTTAAATGTCCCAGAAGATAAAATACAG GTTATCATTGAAGTGACTGAGATGCTTCACAATGCCAGTTTACTTATTGATGACATTGAAGACAACTCTAAACTTCGTCGAGGTTTTCCAGTTGCTCACAGCATATATGGCATTCCTTCTGTAATAAATTCTGCTAACTATGTATATTTCCTTGGTTTGGAGAAAGTCTTAACATTGAATCATCCAAATGCTGTTCATGTTTTTACACAGCAGTTACTTGAACTCCACAGAGGCCAGGGACTGGATATTTATTGGAGAGATACTTACACTTGCCCAACTGAAGCAGAATACAAAGCTATGGTACTGCAAAAGACAGGAGGACTATTTGGATTAGCTGTAGGACTTATGCAGTTGTTTTCATCCTATGATAAAGACCTAAAGCCGCTTCTTAATACACTTggattattttttcaaattagaGATGATTATGCCAATTTAAACTCTAAGGAGTATAGCGAAAATAAAAGCTTTTGTGAAGACCTAACGGAAGGAAAGTTTTCATTTCCCACCATACATGCTATTTGGTCACGACCTGAAAGTACTCAAGTGCAAAATATACTGCGGCAGAGGACAGAGAATGTAGACATCAAAAAATATTGTGTTCATTATTTGGAGAAGGTTGGTTCTTTTGAATACACAAAAGAAACTCTACGGGAATTAGAAGCTGAAGCATATAAACATATAGAATCACTAGGTGGAAACCCTCAACTTGCATCATTAATTGAGCAACTAAGCAAAATGTATCAGTGA